A genomic window from Punica granatum isolate Tunisia-2019 chromosome 2, ASM765513v2, whole genome shotgun sequence includes:
- the LOC116197816 gene encoding glycerol-3-phosphate acyltransferase 9 has translation MSLSLSFSFSLAPIRRREKKQQPTAMDTAGKLNSSSSELDLDRPNIEDYLPSGSSINEPHGKLRLRDLLDISPTLTEAAGAIVDDSFTRCFKSNPPEPWNWNIYLFPLWCFGVLVRYLILFPARVLVLTLGWIIFLSSFIPVHLLLKGHDTLRKKLERVLVELICSFFVASWTGVVKYHGPRPSIRPKQVYVANHTSMIDFIILEQMTAFAVIMQKHPGWVGLLQSTILESMGCIWFNRTEVKDREIVAKKLRDHVQGADNNPLLIFPEGTCVNNHYTVMFKKGAFELGCTVCPIAIKYNKIFVDAFWNSRKQSFTMHLLQLMTSWAVVCDVWYLEPQLLRPGETPIEFAERVRDIISVRAGLKKVPWDGYLKYSRPSPKHRERKQQSFAESVLQRLEEK, from the exons atgtctctctctctgtccttctccttctctctcgcTCCGATACGCAGACGGGAGAAGAAGCAGCAGCCAACGGCGATGGACACTGCCGGGAAGCTGAACTCCTCCAGCTCCGAGCTGGACCTCGATCGCCCCAACATCGAGGACTACCTCCCCTCTGGATCCTCCATCAACGAGCCCCACGGCAAGCTCCGCCT GCGCGACTTGCTTGACATTTCCCCGACGTTAACCGAGGCTGCCGGCGCCATTGTTGAT GATTCTTTTACACGATGCTTCAAGTCGAATCCTCCTGAACCATGGAATtggaatatatatttgttccCATTATGGTGTTTTGGAGTGCTAGTTCGCTACTTAATCTTATTCCCGGCGAG GGTTTTAGTACTGACACTTGGATGGATAATATTCCTTTCATCTTTCATCCCTGTGCATTTATTGCTTAAGGGGCATGACACACTGCGAAAAAAATTGGAG CGGGTGCTAGTTGAGTTAATTTGCAGCTTCTTTGTCGCTTCATGGACTGGGGTGGTCAAGTATCATGGGCCGCGCCCAAGTATTCGACCTAAACAG GTTTATGTTGCCAACCACACTTCCATGATTGATTTCATCATTTTGGAACAGATGACAGCATTTGCTGTTATTATGCAAAAACATCCTGGATGggttg GACTCTTGCAAAGCACAATATTGGAGAGTATGGGGTGTATCTGGTTCAATCGTACAGAAGTTAAAGATCGTGAAATTGTTGCAAAGAA GTTGAGGGATCATGTACAGGGTGCTGACAATAACCCGCTTCTTATCTTTCCTGAAGGAACTTGCGTAAATAATCACTACACTGTTATGTTCAAGAAG GGTGCATTTGAACTTGGTTGCACTGTCTGCCCAATTGCGATCAAGTACAATAAAATCTTTGTCGATGCCTTCTGGAACAGCAGGAA GCAATCCTTCACGATGCATCTCCTGCAACTTATGACCTCCTGGGCTGTGGTTTGTGATGTGTGGTACTTGGAGCCCCAATTGTTGAGACCGGGGGAGACACCCATAGAGTTTGCAGAGAG GGTCAGGGACATCATATCCGTTCGAGCCGGTCTAAAGAAGGTTCCATGGGATGGATATTTGAAGTATTCTCGCCCTAGCCCAAAGCATAGGGAGCGGAA GCAACAGAGTTTTGCTGAGTCGGTGCTGCAGCGGCTAGAGGAGAAGTGA
- the LOC116194660 gene encoding lysM domain-containing GPI-anchored protein 2-like: MGFATVIPGLLFLICATLGPALTAALGFSCNSTASCHGLVGYKAPNETTLAAVQSLFGVPHLRSILGANDLLESTPANATVRQGQIIRIPFDCSCSNGTGTSRKIPVYTVRSNDILSDIATNVFSSLVTFLDIAAASNITNPNIINVGQHLKIPLPCSCDPVDGEKVVHYAHLVASGSSVEEISRQFNVSADALLRLNKLASDSDLEADVAIDVPLKACSSMISNDSLDSSLLVSNGTYVFTANNCVKCSCSFANNMTLQCQPSQISPSNGSVCPSMLCQGTDLYIGNSTISSCNRTTCNYAGYKGQAILTSLANESTCPAGGAGKINPGAFSWNFLVTLLLMVLFLLRVQ, translated from the exons atgggttTCGCCACGGTGATTCCGGGTCTTCTGTTCCTCATCTGTGCGACGCTGGGCCCCGCATTGACGGCGGCGCTTGGGTTCAGCTGCAACTCCACTGCCAGTTGCCACGGTCTCGTCGGCTACAAGGCCCCGAACGAGACAACCCTCGCCGCCGTCCAGTCCCTCTTCGGCGTGCCCCACCTCCGCTCCATCCTCGGCGCCAATGACCTCCTGGAATCCACCCCGGCCAACGCCACGGTGAGGCAGGGCCAGATCATCCGCATCCCCTTCGACTGCTCCTGCTCAAATGGCACCGGCACCTCCCGGAAGATCCCCGTCTACACCGTCCGCAGCAACGACATCCTCTCCGATATTGCCACCAATGTCTTCTCCAGTCTCGTCACCTTCCTGGACATCGCGGCGGCCAGCAACATCACCAACCCCAACATCATTAAT GTAGGGCAGCATCTGAAGATCCCTCTCCCGTGCAGCTGCGATCCCGTGGACGGTGAGAAGGTCGTCCACTACGCCCACCTGGTGGCTTCTGGCAGCTCGGTGGAAGAGATATCGCGGCAGTTCAATGTCTCTGCAGACGCGTTGTTGCGTCTCAACAAGCTCGCCAGTGATAGCGATCTCGAGGCCGATGTAGCTATTGATGTTCCACTAAAAG CTTGCTCATCAATGATTAGCAACGACTCGCTTGACTCCTCACTTCTCGTTTCCAATGGCACTTACGTATTCACTGCGAACAACTGCGTCAAGTGCAGCTGTAGCTTCGCGAATAACATGAC GTTACAATGCCAGCCCTCTCAGATCTCGCCATCGAATGGGTCTGTCTGCCCTTCTATGCTATGCCAGGGGACGGATTTGTACATCGGGAACTCCACAATTAGTTCGTGCAACCGAACCACGTGCAACTATGCTGGTTACAAAGGGCAGGCCATCCTCACGTCCCTCGCCAACGAGTCTACTTGCCCCG CTGGGGGTGCCGGGAAGATCAATCCGGGAGCATTCAGCTGGAACTTCCTGGTCACTCTTCTTCTGATGGTCCTCTTCCTGCTTCGCGTTCAATGA